In the Chryseobacterium sp. MYb264 genome, one interval contains:
- a CDS encoding helix-turn-helix domain-containing protein produces the protein MSDQLETIGDYYKKIKDGNVTIFETDDFKAGTSHFNITMRKYCNFKSPYNRRDYYRVSLIIGKGIFQYGNQTLYIDQPTLFFPSLTIPYTWECQDEIQEGYSCLFNQEFFNGNSELQFFKKTSLFKEWGAPLVALSEEQAGLAMLYFEQIYKLNNSSYPFRCSGIKSNLASVLHLALEHRMEDVSMNDLPANVRLYRMFDELLNKQFPVDSPAYPLELKTASDFADHLHVHVNHLNSSVKSITNLTTTQIIKERMVEESKNLLKYTNWDIAEVGYTLGFEQPSHFNNFFKKHTSTSPLQFKKALII, from the coding sequence ATGAGCGATCAGCTGGAAACTATTGGTGATTATTATAAAAAAATTAAGGACGGAAATGTAACGATATTTGAAACCGATGATTTTAAAGCCGGAACTTCCCACTTTAATATTACTATGCGAAAATACTGTAACTTTAAAAGTCCTTATAACCGCAGAGATTACTACCGCGTGAGCCTTATTATCGGTAAAGGAATATTTCAATACGGGAATCAGACGTTATACATAGATCAGCCCACTTTATTTTTCCCATCGCTTACTATACCTTATACCTGGGAGTGCCAGGATGAAATTCAGGAGGGATACTCCTGTCTTTTTAATCAGGAATTTTTTAATGGCAATTCAGAATTGCAGTTTTTTAAGAAAACATCTTTGTTCAAAGAATGGGGTGCTCCGTTGGTTGCGCTTTCAGAAGAGCAGGCTGGACTTGCCATGCTTTATTTCGAGCAAATTTATAAGCTTAATAATTCATCGTATCCTTTTCGTTGCAGCGGTATCAAAAGTAACCTGGCTTCAGTTCTTCATTTGGCGCTGGAACACCGAATGGAAGATGTGAGCATGAATGACCTTCCCGCCAATGTTCGACTTTACCGAATGTTTGATGAATTACTGAACAAACAATTTCCGGTAGATTCTCCCGCCTATCCGCTGGAACTGAAGACCGCATCTGATTTTGCCGATCATCTGCATGTTCATGTCAATCATTTAAATTCATCTGTAAAGTCCATTACCAATCTTACAACCACTCAAATCATCAAGGAAAGAATGGTTGAAGAATCTAAAAACCTTTTAAAATATACCAATTGGGATATTGCTGAGGTGGGTTACACTCTTGGATTTGAACAACCTTCTCATTTTAACAATTTCTTTAAAAAACATACCAGCACTTCCCCACTTCAGTTTAAAAAAGCATTAATTATTTGA
- a CDS encoding RDD family protein gives MKISELKEKKTTRRATQDFDCEGNRIYDEFEYYLPYKVDFPNSDQQRQVAKIIDMIPLFLIFLFIFKQTLFLSFLLSIPSVIIAGSITETIWGTTLGKKLFKMFVINDYGNSPDFSKSLKRNFLCLSNFYPSFSEYTFKTVAFGTKTNFRTDLSMHMNNKLCKTYIVKESKLNEIRNLLDVEPT, from the coding sequence ATGAAAATCTCAGAATTAAAAGAAAAGAAAACAACTCGCAGAGCAACGCAAGATTTTGATTGTGAAGGTAACCGTATTTATGATGAATTTGAGTATTATTTACCCTATAAAGTTGATTTTCCAAATAGTGATCAACAAAGGCAAGTGGCAAAAATAATCGACATGATACCCTTATTTTTAATTTTTCTTTTCATTTTTAAACAAACTTTGTTTCTATCATTTTTGCTTTCAATACCATCTGTAATAATTGCTGGAAGTATTACAGAAACAATTTGGGGAACTACGTTAGGAAAAAAACTTTTCAAGATGTTTGTTATCAATGATTATGGAAATTCCCCCGATTTTTCTAAATCTTTAAAAAGAAACTTCTTATGCCTGTCAAACTTTTATCCCTCTTTTTCAGAATATACTTTCAAAACTGTTGCGTTTGGAACTAAAACAAATTTTAGGACCGATCTAAGTATGCACATGAACAATAAGTTATGTAAAACCTACATTGTAAAAGAAAGTAAACTAAATGAAATCAGGAATTTACTTGATGTAGAACCCACTTAA
- a CDS encoding M20/M25/M40 family metallo-hydrolase: MKINRFFAMPVVVLATQFSWAQITVDSNEKLNPVIQNFVNEVNTNSQLEGMAYELLDGVGPRLVGTPEMLAANEWTANKLRSWEIDADLQQFGTWKGWQRGITHVDMTYPRVKSLSATQLAWSPSTKKAIEAEVVILPKVSSKAEFDKWLPSVKGKIVLMAQYQKIGRSNEQIKEFATPELYEKLKAEKEKATKDFNDYVKNIGYDNTTLPEALEKAGAVGIAISNWTGIMGANRIFGAKTSKIPMFDIDVEDYGLLYRMSENGAKPKIKVDTQSKVLPDAKTFNTIGMIKGKEKPNEYVVLSAHLDSWDGAQGATDNGTGVLTMLETMRILKKYYPNNKRTIVVGLWGSEEQGLNGSRGFVADNPEIIKGTQAVFNQDNGTGRVVNISGQGFVNAYDYIGKWLNAVPKNIKDQIKTDFPGMPGGGGSDHASFVAAGVPGFSLSSLNWGYFGYTWHTTKDTYDKIVFDEVKSNVVLTATLAYMASEDPEFTNREKRAMPVDDKGQTTKWPEVRQPRRDSKGF; this comes from the coding sequence ATGAAGATAAACAGATTTTTTGCCATGCCTGTTGTTGTTCTGGCGACACAGTTTTCATGGGCGCAGATTACGGTAGATTCCAATGAAAAGCTTAATCCCGTTATTCAAAATTTTGTTAATGAAGTAAATACGAATTCCCAATTGGAAGGAATGGCGTATGAGCTTCTCGATGGTGTAGGTCCCCGTCTTGTGGGGACTCCTGAAATGCTTGCTGCTAATGAATGGACGGCGAACAAGCTCCGTTCATGGGAAATTGATGCTGATTTACAGCAGTTCGGAACCTGGAAAGGATGGCAGAGAGGAATTACGCATGTAGATATGACCTATCCGAGAGTAAAATCTTTATCGGCAACGCAGCTGGCGTGGAGTCCTTCAACCAAAAAAGCAATAGAAGCTGAAGTGGTGATTCTTCCTAAAGTTTCTTCTAAAGCTGAGTTTGATAAATGGTTGCCTTCTGTAAAAGGAAAAATTGTTTTAATGGCTCAATATCAAAAAATCGGGCGTTCTAATGAGCAGATCAAGGAATTTGCAACACCTGAACTGTATGAAAAATTAAAAGCAGAAAAAGAAAAGGCAACCAAAGATTTCAATGATTATGTGAAAAATATAGGGTACGATAATACTACATTACCTGAAGCATTGGAAAAAGCAGGAGCTGTAGGAATTGCCATTTCCAACTGGACAGGAATTATGGGAGCCAACAGAATTTTCGGAGCTAAAACAAGTAAAATTCCAATGTTCGATATTGATGTTGAAGATTACGGATTGCTGTACAGAATGTCTGAAAATGGGGCAAAACCGAAAATTAAGGTTGATACTCAGTCAAAAGTTCTTCCTGATGCGAAAACTTTTAACACCATCGGGATGATTAAAGGAAAAGAAAAACCTAATGAATATGTTGTTCTTTCTGCTCATTTAGATTCTTGGGACGGTGCTCAGGGCGCGACAGATAATGGAACAGGTGTTTTAACAATGCTTGAAACGATGAGAATTCTTAAAAAATATTATCCTAATAATAAACGAACCATTGTTGTCGGACTTTGGGGAAGCGAAGAACAAGGCTTGAACGGTTCGCGAGGTTTTGTTGCTGATAATCCGGAAATTATCAAAGGAACTCAGGCGGTTTTCAATCAGGATAACGGAACGGGAAGAGTGGTGAACATCAGCGGACAAGGGTTTGTTAATGCTTATGATTACATCGGAAAGTGGCTGAATGCAGTACCAAAAAATATCAAAGATCAAATTAAAACTGACTTCCCTGGAATGCCGGGTGGAGGTGGTTCTGACCATGCTTCGTTTGTAGCTGCCGGTGTTCCCGGCTTTTCTTTAAGCTCTTTAAATTGGGGATATTTCGGATATACATGGCATACCACGAAAGATACTTATGATAAGATTGTTTTCGATGAAGTGAAAAGCAATGTCGTTTTAACCGCAACGCTGGCGTATATGGCTTCTGAAGATCCTGAATTTACCAACAGAGAAAAGCGTGCAATGCCTGTTGATGATAAAGGGCAGACGACGAAATGGCCTGAAGTAAGACAACCGAGAAGAGATTCTAAAGGATTTTAA
- a CDS encoding histone H1, whose translation MKELIEKINAEFEAFAAEANQQAEKGNKAAGTRARKSALELSKLFKEFRKVSVEESKK comes from the coding sequence ATGAAAGAACTAATTGAAAAAATCAACGCGGAATTTGAAGCATTCGCTGCTGAAGCAAACCAACAAGCTGAAAAAGGAAACAAGGCTGCAGGAACAAGAGCTCGTAAATCAGCTTTAGAACTTAGCAAATTGTTCAAAGAATTCAGAAAAGTTTCTGTTGAGGAATCAAAAAAATAA
- a CDS encoding MFS transporter: MLKEASEQRIRLVTIMAFVSIPLSGFVTDIYLPSFPSMAKGLCVSEKDIQMTLTSYLLSYGVTQLFIGSILDSIGRYRPKLIALLLLVISSLLITMTDSILLISILRILQGIAVSVLVVSTRAIFVDLYDAERVKHYLSYFTIVWSCGPILAPFLGGYLEKLFNWHANFHFLAIYAGALLLFELFFSGESLPQKKKFSLSENLNLYQMMLKNKIFILGILILGLSYSIVMVFNITGPFIIENTFHYNSVIIGYCTLILGFSWMIGGIIGKKRLSLPDNARALHPVILQSLLITALLITSYFTESLFILIPFAFIIHICSGVLYTSFFTTSMLHFPKNAGTAGGFMGGLVYIITSITNFMISVTGSVTHQKDLSWRYLIIAVILFWVIIILNKALKKEKTER; this comes from the coding sequence ATGTTGAAAGAAGCATCCGAACAAAGAATCAGACTTGTAACCATCATGGCATTTGTTTCCATTCCACTTTCGGGATTTGTTACAGATATTTACCTGCCTTCCTTTCCGTCGATGGCGAAGGGGTTATGCGTTTCTGAAAAAGATATCCAGATGACCCTAACCTCGTATTTATTAAGCTATGGAGTCACGCAGCTGTTCATTGGAAGTATCCTGGACAGCATCGGCAGATACCGCCCCAAGCTTATTGCGCTATTGCTTTTGGTAATAAGCAGTTTACTGATTACCATGACCGACAGTATTTTACTGATCTCTATTCTGAGAATTCTTCAGGGAATTGCCGTTTCAGTTCTTGTCGTTTCTACAAGGGCTATTTTCGTAGATCTTTATGATGCTGAACGGGTAAAACACTATCTCAGTTACTTTACCATCGTCTGGTCATGTGGTCCTATTTTAGCTCCGTTTTTAGGAGGATATTTAGAAAAACTGTTCAACTGGCATGCGAATTTCCACTTTCTGGCGATCTATGCCGGTGCTTTGTTATTATTTGAATTGTTTTTCAGCGGAGAAAGTTTACCGCAAAAGAAAAAATTCAGTCTTTCAGAAAATCTGAATCTTTATCAGATGATGCTTAAGAATAAAATTTTCATCCTCGGAATTCTGATTTTAGGTTTAAGTTATTCTATTGTAATGGTTTTCAATATTACCGGGCCGTTTATTATCGAAAATACTTTTCATTACAATTCTGTCATCATAGGATATTGTACATTGATTCTTGGTTTTTCATGGATGATCGGAGGCATTATCGGTAAAAAAAGGCTTTCATTGCCCGATAATGCCCGTGCCTTGCATCCCGTTATTTTACAGTCCTTATTGATTACTGCCCTGCTTATCACGAGTTATTTTACCGAAAGTCTCTTTATTCTGATTCCCTTTGCATTTATCATTCATATCTGCTCTGGTGTTCTATACACTTCTTTTTTCACCACAAGTATGCTTCATTTCCCTAAGAATGCAGGTACAGCCGGTGGATTTATGGGCGGACTGGTCTATATTATTACTTCTATTACGAATTTTATGATTTCTGTTACGGGTTCTGTTACCCATCAAAAAGATCTTTCGTGGCGATATCTTATTATTGCAGTTATTCTTTTTTGGGTCATTATCATCCTCAACAAAGCATTAAAAAAAGAAAAAACAGAGCGGTAG
- a CDS encoding alpha-ketoglutarate-dependent dioxygenase AlkB family protein has translation MSQLSLFNSDDFYQFPEELLEYTNHFLSEKEASKLQEKLLNETPWKQNTQKMYDKTVLTPRLTAWYGNESKTYHLGGGVFSVNQWSPELLNLKLKIEKYSGYTFNSVLLNLYRDGNDSVAWHRDKESELGNRPVIASVSLGEERNFDFRKVDDHHKKYSLPLQHGSLLIMKGDLQINWEHRIAKSSQVIKPRINMTFRMIHEL, from the coding sequence GTGAGTCAGCTAAGTTTATTCAATTCCGATGATTTTTACCAGTTTCCTGAGGAATTGTTAGAATATACGAACCATTTTTTATCAGAAAAAGAGGCTTCAAAGCTTCAGGAAAAATTACTGAATGAAACTCCCTGGAAGCAGAATACTCAGAAAATGTATGATAAAACGGTTCTCACTCCCCGTTTAACAGCCTGGTACGGTAATGAAAGTAAGACCTATCATCTGGGAGGCGGTGTATTCAGTGTTAACCAATGGTCTCCGGAATTATTAAATTTAAAACTGAAGATTGAAAAATATTCCGGATATACTTTTAATTCCGTTTTGCTGAATTTATACCGCGACGGTAACGATTCCGTAGCCTGGCATCGGGATAAGGAAAGCGAATTGGGAAATCGCCCCGTAATTGCTTCGGTGAGCCTCGGTGAAGAGCGGAATTTTGATTTCAGAAAAGTAGACGATCATCATAAGAAATATAGTCTGCCGCTGCAGCACGGCTCTTTGCTTATCATGAAAGGAGATTTACAGATCAATTGGGAACATCGTATTGCCAAATCAAGCCAGGTGATCAAGCCGCGTATTAATATGACCTTCAGGATGATCCATGAGTTGTGA